The genomic interval GCGCCGCCTCGATCCGGCCGCCGGGCGTGGGCGGTGGGGCCACCTCGGCCTCCACCAGCATCGCCAGCTTCCAGAAATAGGCCGCCACGAACGCGCGCAGGGCCGAGGAGACGTTGATGGACCGGCCTTCCTCGTCCTCCGGCACGGGACCGGCGACGTCGGGCGCCTCGTCCCCCTCGTCCGAAAGGGCACCGCCCCGGGCGGCCAGTGCCGCGGTCAGCCGACGGTCGCTGCGGACCTGGACCATGCGGCCCAGCTCGTGGATGGTCCGGCGCTCGCGCTCGGCGATCTCGTACAGCATCTCCCACAGCGACGGCTCCAGCCGCACGCTGGTGCGCTTCACGGACCAGCATTTCCGGTCACCATCCAGCACCCAGAGGTAAAGGTTGCCGGTATGGAGCTGCTGAACCTTCTCCGGCCCGCCGG from Azospirillaceae bacterium carries:
- a CDS encoding ribbon-helix-helix domain-containing protein, producing the protein MNDLPPTASRVAPGTPDGATAGGPEKVQQLHTGNLYLWVLDGDRKCWSVKRTSVRLEPSLWEMLYEIAERERRTIHELGRMVQVRSDRRLTAALAARGGALSDEGDEAPDVAGPVPEDEEGRSINVSSALRAFVAAYFWKLAMLVEAEVAPPPTPGGRIEAALGHVSPEYLSTAKTRLATRRAGHVRRGRPPKKAV